AAGCTGGGCGTCGTCCATCACAAGGGCCGCGAATTCGTTCTGGCGGACATTCCCGGCCTGATCGAAGGTGCGGCCGACGGGGCCGGTATCGGTGACCGTTTCCTCGGCCATATCGAGCGGTGCCGCGTCCTCATCCACCTGATCGACATTGCCGGCGACGATCCTGCGCTGGCAATGAAAACGGTGCAGGAAGAACTCGCCGCCTATGGCGAGGGGCTGGCCGACAAGCCGCAGCTGATCGCGCTGAACAAGCTGGACCTGGCTGATGCCGAACTGGCGGAAGGCTTCGCGGCGGAACTGCTGGACGCTGGCGCAGACGAGGTTTTCGCCGTCTCCGGCGCGACGGGCGCGGGGATAGAGCCATTGCTGGACGCGGTGCTCGGCTACCTGCCGGACCGGACCTCTACCGAAACCAACGCTGCCGAGGTCGAGGATGACGAACAGTCGGCGGACTGGTCCCCGATCTAGGCGCGTACCGACTGGTGCGAAACCGGACCCGAAAGCGATGACCATCTCGTCCCTGCAAGACCTCGGAAATCCTGCGCTGTGCCCCGTTCTGGTGGTGAAGCTGGGTTCGGCCCTGCTTGTCGGGGAGGACGGCACGCTGCGGCGTGAATGGCTGTCCGGTCTGGCGGAAGAGCTGGCCGCATTGCAGGGCGGCGGGCAGAAAATCATTATCGTCAGTTCCGGCGCCATCGCGCTCGGCGCTGCACGGCTGGGCCTGGGCGGGCGAGGCCGGGCCAGCCTGTCGGATGCGCAGGCCGCAGCGTCCGTCGGGCAGGTGGAACTGGCGGGTCTCTATGCTCAGGTCCTTGGGACGCAGGGGCTGGTCGCGGCACAGATGCTGCTGACGCTGGACGATTTGGAAGACCGCAAACGCTACCTCAACGCGTCCGCGACGTTCGATCGCCTGCTCGACCTGGGCGCCATTCCTGTCGTGAACGAGAACGACAGCGTCGCGACGGAGGAAATCCGCTTTGGCGACAATGACCGGCTGGCCGCGCGCGTGGCGCAGGCAGCACGGGCGGATGCGGTGCTGCTGTTTTCCGATGTCGATGGCCTGTACGACCGGCCTCCGCAGGAAGAGGGCGCGCGGCTGGTGCGCAAGGTTGACACCATAGACGATGGCTTACGCGCCTCTGCCGGCCCTCCGCAAAGCGGTGTCGGAACGGGCGGCATGGCATCGAAGCTGGCCGCTGCCGAAATCGCTACCCGTGCTGGCATCGCGCTCGCTATCGCCAATGGCACGCATGACCGGCCGCTGGCGCGCGCTCTGGATCGTGACATCGGCACGATCTTCACGGCGCAGGACGGTCCCGGTGCCCGCAAGGGCTGGCTCGGCGGCCGTCTGGCGAAGACGGGCGTGATCCAGGTCGATGCCGGCTGTGTAGAGGCGCTGCGGACAGGGGCCAGCGTCCTCGCTGCGGGAATTACGCAGGTGACCGGGGATTTCACGCGCGGTGATTTCATCGCGGTGTCCGGTCCGGATGGAGCCGAAATTGCCCTCGGCCTCAGCGAATATGACGCCGCGACCTGCCAGGCACTGGCCGGCAAGCGCGCGGAAGAGCAGGAGGATGTCCTCGGCCATGCACCCCGCAGCGCCGTCGTCCACCGCGATCACATGGTGATGCTGTGACGATAGCCATTACGGGCGGAACGGGCTTTGTCGGGCAGGCGCTGATCGACCTTGCGGAGCGGCGGAAGGTTGCGCTGCGTTCGCTCGCCCGGTCCGTGCCGAAGGACCGGCGCGGCGTCGACTGGGTCGAAGGCGATCTGGGCAACCGCGATGCACTGCGCCGGCTGCTGGCGCAGGCGGAAGCGGTGATCCACATTGCCGGACAGGTGCGCGCCACCGATCCGGCCGAATTCGAGCAGGCGAACGTCACGGGCACGCTGAACGTGGTCGAGGCGGCGATCGATACCGGTGTCTCGCGGTTCGTCTTCGTGTCTTCACTGGCCGCGCGCGAGCCGCAATTGTCGGCCTATGGCGCGTCCAAGCTGCGGGCGGAACGGATCGTCAAGGCAAGCGGACTCGACTGGACCATCGTGCGCCCTCCGGCAATTTACGGCCCGCGCGACCGCGAGATGCTCGACCTGTTCGAGATGGCACGATTGCGCGTCGTGCCGATGCCGAAGCGGGGAAGCGCGTCGATTATCCACGTAGGCGATCTCGTCCGCTTGCTGCTGGAACTGCATGAAGGCGGGGAAGGCGTGACATCGCAGATGTTCGAGCCCGACGATGGCCGGCCCGGCGGGTGGGAACACCGCGCGCTCGCCAAAGCCATCGGCGCTGCCGTCGGGACCAATCCGCTCGTTCCCCGCCTGCCAG
This is a stretch of genomic DNA from Erythrobacteraceae bacterium WH01K. It encodes these proteins:
- the proB gene encoding glutamate 5-kinase, which gives rise to MTISSLQDLGNPALCPVLVVKLGSALLVGEDGTLRREWLSGLAEELAALQGGGQKIIIVSSGAIALGAARLGLGGRGRASLSDAQAAASVGQVELAGLYAQVLGTQGLVAAQMLLTLDDLEDRKRYLNASATFDRLLDLGAIPVVNENDSVATEEIRFGDNDRLAARVAQAARADAVLLFSDVDGLYDRPPQEEGARLVRKVDTIDDGLRASAGPPQSGVGTGGMASKLAAAEIATRAGIALAIANGTHDRPLARALDRDIGTIFTAQDGPGARKGWLGGRLAKTGVIQVDAGCVEALRTGASVLAAGITQVTGDFTRGDFIAVSGPDGAEIALGLSEYDAATCQALAGKRAEEQEDVLGHAPRSAVVHRDHMVML
- a CDS encoding NAD(P)-dependent oxidoreductase codes for the protein MTIAITGGTGFVGQALIDLAERRKVALRSLARSVPKDRRGVDWVEGDLGNRDALRRLLAQAEAVIHIAGQVRATDPAEFEQANVTGTLNVVEAAIDTGVSRFVFVSSLAAREPQLSAYGASKLRAERIVKASGLDWTIVRPPAIYGPRDREMLDLFEMARLRVVPMPKRGSASIIHVGDLVRLLLELHEGGEGVTSQMFEPDDGRPGGWEHRALAKAIGAAVGTNPLVPRLPAPVMRFAAWMDSLLRRGDAKLTPDRVGYMMHPDWVSDPARRPPEALWRPVIPTPEGLAATALWYRRNEWL